From one Rhodamnia argentea isolate NSW1041297 chromosome 1, ASM2092103v1, whole genome shotgun sequence genomic stretch:
- the LOC115750313 gene encoding cytokinin dehydrogenase 3-like, whose amino-acid sequence MAQKHPMASRCMIIALVVMSTLLSMVCQSRLLTDSLYHELLSLPIAGHLHVDPESISAASINYGLIVQEIPAAVLRPSRLEDIVTLVAFAYNGSSIPLTISARGCGHSVRGQDLARDGVVVNMTSLGNERQGTTVSWSQSLGHYADVNGQQLWIDVLEETLKHGVAPVSWTDYLYLTVGGTLSNAGISGETFRHGPQISNVHEMDVITGTGHFLTCSSQKNPELFYSVLGGLGQFGIITRARIALGRAPERAKWVRMIYSDFSAFTTDQEQLISRHGRDRDEELDYVEGFLLMRRNSDTWISFFPPSDHPWLMSLVIEHELLYCIEVAKYFDGRTQSTVDKDLEMTLKDLSHVPEFLHQKDVAYVDFLNRVRVGELELRRQGLWNVPHPWLNLFVPKSRIADFNTGVFKNIVLKKNITTGLVIIYPMNNDKWDARMSAVVPDEDVFYAVGFLHSSGFEDWQEFDLQNKEVLLFCEDNGIKVKQYLPNYSTEREWMQHFGPKWRTFQESKAQFDPKMLLSPGQRIFNHN is encoded by the exons ATGGCAcaaaagcatccaatggcctCACGTTGCATGATAATAGCACTCGTCGTGATGAGCACGTTGCTTTCCATGGTGTGCCAATCCAGGCTTTTGACCGATTCACTGTACCACGAGCTCCTTTCTCTCCCCATCGCCGGACACCTCCACGTCGACCCCGAATCCATCAGTGCGGCCTCCATCAACTATGGCCTCATCGTCCAAGAGATACCCGCTGCTGTCCTTCGCCCATCTCGCCTCGAAGACATCGTGACTCTCGTGGCGTTCGCATACAATGGATCCTCTATCCCTCTCACCATCTCTGCTAGAGGATGCGGCCACTCCGTCCGGGGACAGGACCTGGCTCGCGATGGGGTTGTCGTGAACATGACGTCTCTTGGTAATGAGCGGCAGGGGACCACCGTGTCATGGAGCCAGTCGCTTGGCCACTATGCCGACGTCAACGGCCAGCAACTTTGGATCGATGTGTTGGAGGAGACGTTGAAACATGGCGTGGCACCGGTTTCGTGGACAGATTACTTGTACCTAACCGTGGGTGGTACACTCTCAAACGCAGGCATTAGCGGGGAAACATTTCGACATGGTCCTCAGATCAGCAATGTCCACGAAATGGATGTCATTACCG GAACTGGGCACTTTTTGACTTGCTCATCCCAAAAAAATCCGGAGTTATTTTATTCTGTCCTAGGTGGTCTTGGTCAATTTGGCATAATAACCCGAGCAAGGATTGCATTGGGTCGAGCTCCAGAGAGA GCTAAGTGGGTGAGGATGATATACAGCGATTTTTCGGCTTTTACGACGGACCAAGAGCAGTTGATATCGCGCCATGGAAGGGACCGAGATGAAGAGCTCGACTACGTAGAAGGTTTCCTTCTCATGCGCCGAAATTCGGACACTTGGATATCTTTCTTCCCACCCTCGGACCACCCGTGGCTGATGTCCCTCGTGATCGAACACGAGCTCCTCTACTGTATCGAAGTAGCCAAGTACTTCGACGGACGCACTCAAAGTACAGTAGACAAG GACCTGGAGATGACATTGAAAGATTTGAGCCATGTCCCCGAATTCCTGCACCAAAAGGATGTCGCCTATGTAGATTTCTTGAATAGAGTACGAGTTGGTGAGCTGGAGCTCCGACGACAGGGGCTATGGAACGTTCCCCACCCGTGGCTCAACCTATTTGTGCCCAAATCTCGCATCGCCGATTTCAACACGGGCGTTTTCAAGAACATTGTTCTGAAAAAGAACATAACAACCGGACTTGTCATCATTTATCCTATGAACAACGACAA ATGGGATGCAAGAATGTCTGCTGTTGTACCTGATGAAGACGTCTTCTATGCGGTTGGATTCTTGCATTCAAGTGGGTTTGAAGACTGGCAAGAGTTCGACCTTCAGAATAAGGAGGTGCTCCTTTTTTGTGAAGATAATGGCATTAAGGTTAAGCAATACCTCCCAAATTACAGCACCGAAAGAGAGTGGATGCAGCATTTTGGTCCGAAATGGAGGACTTTTCAAGAGAGCAAAGCTCAGTTCGATCCAAAAATGTTGCTCTCTCCTGGGCAAAGGATCTTCAACCATAACTAA